Proteins from one Dromiciops gliroides isolate mDroGli1 chromosome 6, mDroGli1.pri, whole genome shotgun sequence genomic window:
- the PACRGL gene encoding PACRG-like protein, which produces MQKSESHGSLQMRNRGTGTYEQRMLTGAQVKHRSVVHQNKLLPSNNSPDFIKKPHPRPSDKLNPKTIDPFSDQPRASSAFAAIYSKGGIPCRLVHGSVKHKLQWDCLPETLPFDPLLITLAEGLRETKHPYTFVSKEGFKELLLVEGATEKTVPLLPRLIPVLKAALTHSDGEVFERGLNALVQLSGVVGPFLNDHLKHLLTSLSKRLMDKKFKEPITSALQKLEQHGGSGSLMIIKAKIPTYCSICS; this is translated from the exons ATGCAGAAATCAGAGAGTCATGGAAGCCTCCAGATGAGAAACAGAGGGACAG GGACATATGAACAAAGAATGTTGACAGGTGCCCAAGTAAAACATAGATCTGTAGTACACCAAAACAAGTTATTACCTTCCAACAATTCTCCAGATTTTATAAAGAAGCCTCACCCTCGTCCAAGTGATAAACTTAATCCTAAAACTATTGACCCG ttTAGTGATCAGCCACGTGCCTCTTCTGCTTTTGCTGCTATTTATTCCAAAGGAGGTATTCCTTGCAG GTTGGTACATGGTTCAGTAAAACACAAATTACAGTGGGACTGTCTTCCTGAAACTCTTCCATTTGATCCTCTTCTTATTACTTTAGCCGAG GGTCTAAGAGAGACTAAACACCCATACACATTTGTATCGAAAGAAGGTTTTAAAGAATTACTTTTGGTTGAAGGTGCTACTGAAAAAACTGTGCCCTTGCTACCTAGACTGATTCCTGTTTTGAAGGCAGCTCtg aCCCATTCAGATGGTGAAGTGTTTGAAAGGGGTTTGAATGCTTTAGTACAGTTGAGTGGCGTTGTTGGGCCTTTTCTAAATGATCATCTGAAGCATTTGCTTACAAGT cTTTCCAAGAGACTAATGGATAAGAAATTCAAAGAGCCAATCACCAGTGCTTTACAAAAGCTAGAACAACATGGTGGAAGT GGCAGCCTTATGATTATCAAAGCTAAAATTCCAACCTATTGTTCCATCTGCTCTTAA